One stretch of Chitinophaga pendula DNA includes these proteins:
- the recQ gene encoding DNA helicase RecQ, whose product MAVVKVSLLDALHEHFGFDSFKGNQEVIIKSILSGKDTFVIMPTGGGKSLCYQLPALMSPGCALIVSPLIALMKNQVDLVRSYSSKDNVAHFLNSTLSKAQIKKVRTDLLAGKTKMLYVAPETLTKTENLEFFRDLQISFIAVDEAHCISEWGHDFRPEYRRLKEMIEQINDKLPIIALTATATPKVQSDIVKNLTLRTPQVFISSFNRPNLYYEIRPKRKKELVIKDIVKFIHQHKGKSGIIYTLNRKTTEELADMLMANNIKAVAYHAGLDPNTRAQRQDMFLLEDVEVIVATIAFGMGIDKPDVRFVIHYNIPKSLENYYQETGRAGRDGLEGICVCYYSHKDVQKLEHLMRDKPLSEREMGAQLINETVAYAESAVCRRKVILHYFGEQFETDNCGNCDNCRNPKEKIEVKNRVVIVLKAIKSLEERFGADYVVNIITGKINPQITTYRHNQLEVFGEGKEFDAHFWNSLIRQMMLEGLIEKDIEEYGLLKIMDKGHKFLKKPYSIMVSLNHQFEEDGGDDEEEVAAEAHASADPVLVEMLKDLRKKVSKEKNLPPFVIFLETSLEDMATQYPTTTQELEKIQGVSKGKAIRYGKQFIDVISKYVEENNIVKPDDFVMKSVVNKSGLKVFIIQNIDKKMSLETIAKNKELTLPQLLDEMETIVASGTKLNLDYCIDEELDDYAQDEILEYFKGCETSSLALAREELIDSDYTIEQLKLMRIKFLVEYGN is encoded by the coding sequence ATGGCTGTTGTAAAGGTAAGTTTGTTAGATGCATTACACGAACATTTTGGGTTCGATTCCTTTAAAGGGAACCAGGAAGTAATCATAAAAAGTATCCTTTCGGGGAAAGATACTTTCGTAATAATGCCAACCGGTGGAGGGAAATCACTTTGTTATCAGTTACCTGCGCTCATGAGCCCAGGCTGTGCACTGATCGTCTCCCCCCTGATCGCTTTGATGAAAAACCAGGTAGACCTGGTCCGCTCTTATAGTAGCAAAGACAATGTCGCACACTTTCTCAATTCAACGCTTTCCAAAGCACAGATAAAAAAAGTCAGGACAGACCTCCTCGCGGGTAAGACAAAGATGCTATATGTGGCTCCGGAGACACTGACAAAAACGGAAAACCTTGAGTTCTTCCGCGACCTGCAGATCTCTTTCATCGCCGTCGATGAAGCACACTGTATCTCCGAATGGGGACACGATTTCCGTCCGGAATACCGCCGGCTCAAAGAAATGATCGAACAGATCAATGATAAACTACCCATCATTGCCCTCACCGCAACAGCTACTCCTAAAGTTCAAAGCGATATCGTAAAGAACCTGACCCTACGCACACCGCAGGTGTTCATCTCCTCCTTTAACCGACCCAATCTCTACTATGAGATCCGTCCTAAAAGGAAAAAGGAGCTGGTTATCAAAGACATAGTAAAGTTTATCCACCAGCATAAAGGCAAAAGTGGTATCATCTATACCCTTAACCGCAAGACAACCGAAGAACTGGCCGATATGCTGATGGCCAATAATATCAAAGCCGTAGCCTACCATGCCGGCCTGGACCCCAACACCCGCGCCCAACGCCAGGACATGTTCCTGCTCGAAGACGTGGAAGTGATCGTGGCCACCATCGCATTTGGTATGGGGATCGATAAACCCGATGTGCGCTTTGTCATACATTACAACATCCCCAAAAGCCTGGAAAACTACTACCAGGAGACCGGCCGCGCCGGCAGGGATGGCCTCGAAGGTATCTGCGTCTGCTATTACTCCCATAAAGATGTGCAGAAGCTCGAACACCTCATGCGCGACAAACCACTCAGCGAACGGGAAATGGGCGCACAACTGATCAACGAAACAGTAGCCTATGCCGAAAGCGCAGTATGCCGCCGTAAAGTCATCCTGCATTACTTCGGAGAACAATTTGAAACAGATAATTGCGGCAATTGTGATAACTGCCGCAATCCTAAAGAAAAAATAGAGGTGAAGAACCGCGTGGTAATCGTTCTCAAAGCGATCAAATCGCTGGAAGAAAGATTCGGAGCCGATTATGTCGTAAATATCATCACCGGCAAAATCAACCCGCAGATCACCACCTACCGACACAATCAGCTGGAAGTATTCGGCGAAGGCAAAGAATTTGATGCCCACTTCTGGAACTCTCTCATCCGCCAGATGATGCTGGAAGGCCTGATCGAAAAGGACATAGAAGAATATGGCCTGCTCAAGATCATGGATAAAGGACATAAATTCCTGAAGAAACCCTATTCCATCATGGTCTCCCTGAACCACCAGTTTGAAGAAGATGGAGGCGACGATGAAGAAGAAGTAGCAGCAGAAGCACATGCCTCCGCAGATCCCGTACTGGTAGAAATGCTCAAAGACCTGCGCAAAAAGGTATCTAAAGAAAAGAACCTCCCTCCCTTCGTTATCTTCCTGGAAACCTCCCTGGAAGATATGGCTACCCAATATCCTACTACCACTCAGGAACTGGAAAAAATACAGGGAGTCAGCAAAGGGAAAGCCATCCGCTATGGCAAACAATTCATAGATGTCATCTCCAAATACGTAGAGGAGAACAATATCGTTAAGCCAGACGACTTCGTAATGAAGAGCGTCGTCAATAAAAGCGGCCTGAAGGTGTTCATCATCCAAAACATCGATAAAAAGATGTCCCTAGAGACCATCGCAAAAAATAAAGAACTGACACTCCCTCAACTGCTGGATGAAATGGAAACCATCGTAGCCAGCGGTACTAAATTAAATCTCGATTATTGCATCGATGAAGAGCTGGATGATTATGCACAGGACGAGATCCTGGAGTATTTCAAAGGCTGCGAAACCTCCAGCCTGGCTCTTGCCCGCGAAGAGCTCATCGACAGCGACTATACCATCGAACAGCTGAAATTAATGCGTATCAAGTTCCTGGTAGAATACGGCAACTAA
- a CDS encoding DUF3050 domain-containing protein has translation MSIAQIQATIAPLRQQIVAHPLYSHLQSMKDVQLFMQYHVFAVWDFMSLLKALQQQLTCVTLPWVPVGNANTRFLINEIVTGEESDIDAAGNRCSHFELYLEAMQQAGADTQFITAMVAAAHAGQDINTILDNTSLPPAVKGFLGFTFDVIATGKPHVMAAVFTFGREDLIPDMFYSVVKDLNQQFQGQLDIFTYYLERHIEVDGDHHSHLAMEMVQQLCGADPAKWEEAAAFALQALEWRNTLWNGIITAKEKIEIIAQ, from the coding sequence ATGAGTATTGCACAGATACAAGCCACTATCGCCCCTTTGCGTCAGCAAATCGTGGCACACCCCTTATATAGTCACCTGCAGTCTATGAAAGATGTACAGCTTTTCATGCAATACCATGTCTTTGCTGTATGGGATTTTATGTCCTTACTCAAAGCGCTGCAACAACAACTTACGTGCGTAACACTGCCCTGGGTCCCCGTAGGTAACGCCAATACCCGCTTCCTGATCAACGAAATAGTAACCGGCGAAGAAAGCGATATAGATGCCGCCGGTAACCGCTGCAGTCATTTTGAACTCTACCTGGAAGCGATGCAACAGGCGGGTGCAGACACACAATTCATCACCGCGATGGTCGCAGCCGCACATGCCGGTCAGGACATCAATACCATACTGGATAATACCTCCTTACCTCCCGCGGTTAAAGGATTCCTGGGCTTTACATTTGATGTGATCGCCACCGGCAAACCTCACGTAATGGCAGCCGTATTCACCTTCGGCCGGGAAGACCTGATCCCAGATATGTTCTATTCAGTAGTAAAAGACCTGAACCAACAATTCCAGGGGCAACTGGATATCTTCACCTATTACCTCGAACGCCACATCGAAGTCGATGGCGATCACCACAGCCACCTGGCCATGGAAATGGTACAACAACTTTGCGGAGCAGACCCTGCCAAATGGGAAGAAGCCGCCGCTTTCGCACTACAGGCACTGGAATGGAGAAATACGCTGTGGAATGGAATAATCACTGCAAAAGAAAAAATTGAAATTATTGCCCAATAA
- a CDS encoding class I SAM-dependent methyltransferase → MKRLKININFKFRFLSKSFRNKPFSLLDVGAGNHSASRITSLFPNCNYYGLDLDKEYNNAPEDFAVMKGFYELDLTKLDYGVIPDAKFDGIWMAHVIEHLYNGDQVVPHLLQKLAPGGYFYIEYPGQKSTTLPSMKGSLNFKDDPTHVRVYSVPELTQIFTANGCTVLRSGTRRNWYYILGMPFRIMYSLLKKGHVEGNIFWDALGFAEFLWVKKNK, encoded by the coding sequence ATGAAACGCCTTAAGATCAATATTAATTTTAAGTTCCGATTTCTTAGTAAGTCTTTTAGGAACAAACCCTTTTCTCTACTGGATGTTGGCGCAGGCAATCACTCCGCCTCCCGCATCACCTCCTTGTTCCCGAACTGTAATTATTACGGGCTGGACCTTGATAAGGAATACAATAATGCTCCTGAAGATTTCGCAGTAATGAAAGGCTTTTATGAACTGGACCTCACCAAACTGGACTACGGTGTTATCCCCGACGCGAAGTTCGATGGCATATGGATGGCTCATGTTATAGAACACCTGTATAATGGTGACCAGGTAGTCCCTCATCTCCTCCAGAAACTTGCACCGGGAGGCTACTTCTATATAGAATATCCAGGTCAGAAAAGTACCACCTTGCCCTCCATGAAAGGAAGTCTTAACTTTAAAGATGACCCTACCCACGTACGCGTATACTCAGTACCCGAATTAACGCAGATCTTTACCGCCAACGGTTGTACGGTCCTGCGTAGCGGAACACGTCGCAATTGGTATTATATTCTGGGCATGCCCTTCCGTATCATGTATTCGCTGCTCAAAAAGGGACATGTAGAAGGCAATATCTTCTGGGACGCCCTGGGATTCGCCGAATTCCTCTGGGTAAAGAAAAATAAATAA
- a CDS encoding APH(3'') family aminoglycoside O-phosphotransferase: protein MNNHLLPLLPAGIHWVPVQHGESGDLVYQRSDEEAYAKISTGPRALSLAAEKDRLLWLADKDLPTPKVLDWIETATGSCLLISPIPGIPASKLTAEQLSIAWTSITRQLQALHQLPVNNCPFDRRLSLMFAQARDVVARGAVNPDFLRPEQHHIPAATLLANLEMSLQERLAQESAEQVVCHGDACLPNFMVDPVTLQCTGMIDLGRLGKADPYVDYTLLLANSEETWPQADQQQAAYIRLFQLLQIDHPDTSRLDFYLQLDPLTWG, encoded by the coding sequence ATGAACAATCACTTACTTCCTCTCTTACCTGCGGGCATTCATTGGGTGCCGGTGCAGCATGGAGAATCCGGCGATCTCGTATATCAACGCAGCGATGAAGAGGCTTATGCAAAGATCTCCACAGGCCCTCGCGCACTATCGCTGGCAGCAGAAAAAGACCGGTTGCTATGGCTGGCAGACAAAGACTTACCTACCCCAAAAGTGCTCGACTGGATCGAGACCGCAACCGGCAGCTGCTTGCTCATAAGCCCGATACCGGGCATTCCGGCGAGCAAATTGACAGCCGAACAATTGTCCATTGCCTGGACTTCTATAACCCGGCAACTGCAGGCATTACACCAGTTGCCGGTAAATAACTGCCCATTCGATCGCCGCCTCTCGCTGATGTTTGCGCAAGCCCGTGATGTAGTAGCAAGAGGAGCCGTCAATCCTGATTTTCTTCGCCCCGAACAACACCATATACCAGCCGCTACATTGCTGGCCAACCTCGAAATGTCATTGCAGGAAAGGCTGGCACAGGAGTCCGCAGAACAGGTCGTTTGCCATGGCGATGCCTGCCTGCCTAACTTCATGGTCGACCCGGTTACGTTACAATGTACCGGTATGATAGACCTGGGGCGACTGGGCAAAGCAGATCCGTATGTAGATTATACCTTGTTGCTGGCGAACAGTGAAGAGACCTGGCCACAGGCCGATCAACAGCAGGCGGCCTATATCCGGCTGTTCCAGCTATTACAGATCGATCATCCCGATACTTCCAGGTTGGATTTTTACCTCCAGCTGGATCCGCTGACCTGGGGATAA
- a CDS encoding PorP/SprF family type IX secretion system membrane protein, with protein sequence MKKVLYIALLIAGAQSLKAQEVGNTNTLVDPLPTQYFQNQYLANPAMAGIDTGLHLNAAYRRQWKNQPGVPETISFTADYAAGKRVGAGLMVFNDKAGLMTSTRVALTYAYHLPLSLERNQFLHFGLSLGIRTERINLKGINGEVMDPSIGRFNRRDNYFDGDFGVAYTSNGLSLQAALPNVVGYFKSDKNLVNGSTFFTAASYRIALGGQFTSLEPKVCFRGVRGFDNIVDVGANLVLLNDVANVYGLYHSSKTFTVGAGFNIHHTVGLQLSYSSQTAGLSNYLSGNFTVGLTVNLFNKR encoded by the coding sequence ATGAAGAAGGTATTATATATAGCGCTGCTGATTGCTGGCGCACAAAGTCTGAAAGCCCAGGAAGTAGGGAATACCAATACATTAGTGGATCCCTTGCCTACGCAGTATTTCCAGAACCAGTATCTGGCCAACCCCGCGATGGCAGGTATTGATACGGGATTACATCTGAATGCAGCCTACAGACGGCAATGGAAAAATCAACCCGGGGTGCCGGAGACCATCAGTTTTACGGCAGACTATGCGGCGGGGAAAAGGGTAGGAGCTGGTTTGATGGTTTTCAATGACAAGGCTGGTCTGATGACAAGCACGCGTGTGGCATTGACTTATGCTTATCATCTTCCCTTATCATTGGAACGGAATCAATTCCTGCATTTTGGTCTGTCGTTGGGTATCCGTACAGAACGTATCAATCTGAAAGGGATTAACGGAGAGGTGATGGACCCATCTATCGGCCGTTTTAATCGCCGGGATAATTACTTTGATGGAGATTTCGGTGTTGCCTATACCAGCAATGGATTAAGCCTGCAGGCGGCATTACCGAATGTAGTGGGATACTTTAAGTCAGACAAGAACCTGGTTAACGGCTCTACTTTTTTCACTGCGGCGAGTTACCGGATTGCATTAGGCGGACAGTTTACATCGCTGGAGCCTAAGGTTTGTTTCCGTGGCGTGCGTGGATTTGATAACATTGTAGATGTGGGTGCTAACTTGGTCCTGTTGAATGATGTAGCCAATGTATATGGCTTGTATCACAGCTCGAAAACCTTTACGGTAGGGGCTGGATTTAATATACACCACACCGTTGGTTTGCAGCTTAGCTACTCTTCGCAGACAGCTGGGTTGAGTAATTACTTGTCCGGCAATTTTACAGTCGGACTAACGGTGAACCTGTTTAATAAGCGATAG